In the genome of Triticum urartu cultivar G1812 chromosome 5, Tu2.1, whole genome shotgun sequence, one region contains:
- the LOC125510217 gene encoding plant UBX domain-containing protein 8-like, with translation MARPQQEAIDTFISITGADEAVAIRKLEEHAGDLNQAVNAHFTEGDSTVNAINQSIPPVNHDDMELDGPLDNTFQRPLFPEALHDPFALMDPNFQQMFFDSVGSAGTPNRDAQGPHPREICNEVNDNNIHMGPSGQASVVENVTGHGPSYGPEVRETIIIDDDEEELSSGLSSQHASIRSNASQPNPLPTAPPLVHVTDNDIEEEMIRAAIEASKREAEELANTAEQERTQHMGGINLEDRLSDEDMETAAGTVRRQGLGTGRSGTTMQPADEESSDDEIEDVEEQPLVRRRSRRIPSGDTESTEPVLPGDSPPSSSQPQNLDHQYNRTDFPSEWGGISSEEHDEAVMLEAAMFGGIPEAPTYPLSVPSHASSSHYPQVVHSPPPELTEQRLLREQQDDEYLASLQADQEKEMKTLQEAELRLLEEAAAREAALEKQKQEEEERRKMQLEKEELESNLAAKEASLPLEPPSDKEGVITLVVRMPDGSRQGRRFLKSDKFKSLFDFLDVGRTCKPETYRLVRTYPRRAFTTADGDQSFTDLGLTSKQEALFIEQITD, from the exons ATGGCGAGGCCGCAGCAGGAGGCGATCGACACCTTCATCAGCATCACCGGCGCCGACGAGGCCGTCGCCATCCGCAAGCTCGAG GAACATGCTGGTGACCTCAATCAGGCAGTCAATGCACACTTCACTGAAGGAGATAGCACAGT GAACGCAATCAATCAAAGTATTCCACCTGTTAATCATGATGATATGGAGCTGGACGGACCACTTGATAACACGTTTCAAAGACCATTGTTCCCTGAAGCTCTGCACGACCCTTTTGCACTAATGGATCCCAATTTCCAGCAAATGTTTTTTGATAGTGTTGGTTCTGCTGGTACTCCCAATCGTGATGCACAAGGTCCGCACCCTAGAGAGATATGTAATGAAGTTAATGACAACAACATTCACATGGGTCCTTCTGGTCAGGCTTCTGTTGTTGAGAATGTCACTGGACATGGGCCTTCTTATGGACCAGAAGTTCGTGAGACTATCATAATagatgacgacgaggaggagtTGTCATCTGGGCTGTCTTCTCAGCATGCTAGTATCCGTAGCAATGCGTCACAGCCAAACCCTCTGCCAACTGCTCCTCCACTGGTTCATGTCACAGACAATGACATAGAAGAGGAAATGATTCGGGCTGCAATTGAAGCTTCAAAAAGAGAGGCTGAAGAACTGGCAAAT ACAGCAGAGCAAGAACGGACTCAACATATGGGTGGAATAAACTTGGAAGATCGTTTATCTGATGAAGACATGGAAACTGCAGCTGGAACAGTGAGAAG GCAAGGATTAGGTACAGGGAGGAGTGGAACAACTATGCAACCAGCAGATGAAGAGAGCTCAGATGATGAGATCGAGGATGTTGAAGAACAGCCATTAGTTAGACGTCGTTCTAGGCGCATCCCTTCTGGAGACACAGAGTCAACAGAACCTGTTCTCCCAGGTGATAGTCCTCCCTCAAGTTCGCAGCCTCAAAACCTTGATCATCAGTATAACAGAACTGATTTCCCATCAGAG TGGGGTGGCATTTCTTCTGAGGAACATGATGAAGCTGTTATGCTTGAGGCTGCAATGTTTGGTGGAATTCCTGAAGCACCAACATATCCATTATCCGTTCCATCTCATGCGAGCTCGAGTCATTATCCCCAAGTAGTGCACTCTCCACCACCAGAATTGACTGAACAACGGTTATTACGTGAGCAGCAG GATGATGAGTACCTTGCATCACTCCAAGCTGATCAAGAAAAGGAGATGAAGACTCTACAAGAAGCTGAGCTCCGACTGCTGGAAGAAGCTGCCGCAAGAGAAGCTGCTCTTGAGAAACAAAAGCAAGAGGAGGAGGAACGGCGTAAAATGCAGCTTGAGAAAGAG GAGCTTGAGTCCAATCTTGCCGCCAAAGAAGCATCATTGCCATTGGAGCCACCTTCAGACAAGGAAGGTGTTATAACACTTGTAGTTCGCATGCCTGACGGTAGTCGACAGGGGCGTCGCTTTTTAAAATCTGATAAATTCAAG TCCCTTTTTGATTTCTTAGACGTTGGCAGGACTTGCAAGCCAGAAACCTACAGACTG GTAAGGACATACCCCAGGCGTGCTTTTACCACTGCTGACGGCGACCAATCGTTTACTGATCTCGGGTTAACAAGCAAGCAGGAAGCCTTATTTATAGAGCAGATTACTGATTAG
- the LOC125510218 gene encoding anther-specific protein MZm3-3-like: MAVTTAQLPQPRALAALLVLVLLITLGGAAEAQPPLGTCGAQLSQLAPCARYSVPPLPGQALPTPGPECCSALGSVSRDCACGAIDIINSLPAKCGLPRVSCQ, encoded by the exons ATGGCGGTGACCACGGCCCAGCTGCCGCAGCCGCGCGCCCTGGCGGCCCTCCTCGTCCTGGTGCTGCTCATCACGCTgggcggcgcggcggaggcgcAGCCGCCGCTCGGCACCTGCGGCGCGCAGCTGAGCCAGCTGGCCCCGTGCGCGCGGTACAGCGTGCCGCCGCTGCCGGGGCAGGCGCTCCCGACGCCCGGGCCGGAGTGCTGCTCCGCGCTGGGCTCCGTGTCCCGCGACTGCGCCTGCGGCGCCATCGACATCATCAACAGCCTCCCCGCCAAGTGCGGCCTCCCGCGCGTCTCCTGCC AGTGA